From the Astatotilapia calliptera chromosome 6, fAstCal1.2, whole genome shotgun sequence genome, one window contains:
- the LOC113024001 gene encoding uncharacterized protein LOC113024001 isoform X1 — translation MLQRNVKDLTMGFTALHTLWLLTAFAFTTQELVKLRVSPKITAECGEQVSLNCNTSSVHHGISIKLMQWFKEETLLCSVDSKGITTELHRASLSNFTCEYEDGRLSLIFKKMLPPESGKKYTCKQRSNRGALNESTKVELQECGGIVEGKLTTTGPVCTFKQVYPDGNVHWFHGSRNLSDGSLKQYTGKSVDEQGWLTIHSYLERNSSHGPYNCSLKSTVSDKYIASMLIQNPKPQKSTSGTHSNGNKVTARESTRTIFCLLILLPVIFK, via the exons ATGttacagagaaatgtgaaaGATTTGACAATGGGATTCACAGCATTGCACACGCTCTGGCTTCTGACTGCATTTGCTTTTACAACACAAG AGTTGGTGAAACTAAGAGTTAGTCCCAAGATTACCGCAGAGTGTGGCGAGCAAGTTTCCCTCAACTGCAACACATCCTCGGTTCATCATGGAATATCAATCAAACTTATGCAGTGGTTCAAAGAGGAAACACTTTTGTGTTCTGTGGACAGTAAAGGGATCACTACTGAACTCCACAGAGCATCTCTGAGTAACTTTACCTGTGAATATGAAGATGGACGGCTGTCGCTAATCTTCAAAAAGATGCTCCCTCCAGAGAGCGGAAAAAAATACACGTGTAAGCAACGCTCCAACAGAGGAGCACTCAATGAATCTACTAAAGTGGAGTTACAAG AGTGTGGTGGGATCGTGGAGGGTAAATTAACGACCACGGGACCTGTGTGCACCTTCAAGCAAGTCTACCCAGACGGAAATGTCCACTGGTTCCACGGCTCCCGCAACCTCTCAGATGGATCTCTGAAACAGTACaccggaaaaagtgtggacgaACAAGGCTGGCTTACTATCCACAGTTACCTGGAGCGGAACAGTTCACACGGGCCTTACAACTGCTCCTTGAAGAGCACCGTGTCTGACAAATACATCGCAAGTATGTTGATACAGAATCCTAAACCCCAGAAGAGCACTAGTGGAACACACTCCAACGGCAACAAAGTTACAGCCCGGGAAAGTACCAGAACaattttttgccttttaatCTTACTTccagttatatttaaataa
- the LOC113024001 gene encoding uncharacterized protein LOC113024001 isoform X2, with amino-acid sequence MGFTALHTLWLLTAFAFTTQELVKLRVSPKITAECGEQVSLNCNTSSVHHGISIKLMQWFKEETLLCSVDSKGITTELHRASLSNFTCEYEDGRLSLIFKKMLPPESGKKYTCKQRSNRGALNESTKVELQECGGIVEGKLTTTGPVCTFKQVYPDGNVHWFHGSRNLSDGSLKQYTGKSVDEQGWLTIHSYLERNSSHGPYNCSLKSTVSDKYIASMLIQNPKPQKSTSGTHSNGNKVTARESTRTIFCLLILLPVIFK; translated from the exons ATGGGATTCACAGCATTGCACACGCTCTGGCTTCTGACTGCATTTGCTTTTACAACACAAG AGTTGGTGAAACTAAGAGTTAGTCCCAAGATTACCGCAGAGTGTGGCGAGCAAGTTTCCCTCAACTGCAACACATCCTCGGTTCATCATGGAATATCAATCAAACTTATGCAGTGGTTCAAAGAGGAAACACTTTTGTGTTCTGTGGACAGTAAAGGGATCACTACTGAACTCCACAGAGCATCTCTGAGTAACTTTACCTGTGAATATGAAGATGGACGGCTGTCGCTAATCTTCAAAAAGATGCTCCCTCCAGAGAGCGGAAAAAAATACACGTGTAAGCAACGCTCCAACAGAGGAGCACTCAATGAATCTACTAAAGTGGAGTTACAAG AGTGTGGTGGGATCGTGGAGGGTAAATTAACGACCACGGGACCTGTGTGCACCTTCAAGCAAGTCTACCCAGACGGAAATGTCCACTGGTTCCACGGCTCCCGCAACCTCTCAGATGGATCTCTGAAACAGTACaccggaaaaagtgtggacgaACAAGGCTGGCTTACTATCCACAGTTACCTGGAGCGGAACAGTTCACACGGGCCTTACAACTGCTCCTTGAAGAGCACCGTGTCTGACAAATACATCGCAAGTATGTTGATACAGAATCCTAAACCCCAGAAGAGCACTAGTGGAACACACTCCAACGGCAACAAAGTTACAGCCCGGGAAAGTACCAGAACaattttttgccttttaatCTTACTTccagttatatttaaataa